From Solanum lycopersicum chromosome 8, SLM_r2.1, the proteins below share one genomic window:
- the LOC104648772 gene encoding uncharacterized protein isoform X4: protein MKIRKCVGQGQIHRCCMSREVEASSKQALLIKVNGVILKFTIRTFALITGLNCVGVVEDFKFNTEEPNRLIVQYFGGDETIRRSDLFDRFNDKVWVDNDDDAIKFAILYFIHMFVYSGEKRSLRIPRIHFDLVESGRYMHYPWGIKAFEWLLQSINKVLTTDGQYYRICGMPVVLQIWIYECMGKRQTKFARKISDHILRILNWQTVGAQPRFKTLMKNTFNDGNREIKWKNVVPSLMEITVLQLPPEGLHKPTEGVQTEPHRGIDEQVLSGQNSDDDFVNPPPPSMKVTGKRKKGQSVSPAKRVRKNDSNMTDQMEQTEKIDPVANQNVEKVGIRKVVRKKKNVF, encoded by the exons atgaaaattagaaaatgtGTTGGGCAAGGTCAAATTCACAGGTGTTGTATGTCACGAGAAGTGGAAGCTAGTAGTAAGCAGGCTCTTTTAATCAAAGTAAATGGAGTTATTTTAAAGTTCACAATTAGGACGTTTGCTCTTATTACTGGATTAAACTGTGTTGGTGTTGTAGAGGATTTCAAGTTTAACACAGAAGAACCTAACCGACTTATTGTTCAGTACTTTGGTGGTGATGAGACCATACGTAGATCTGATTTGTTCGATAGGTTCAATGATAAAGTTTGGGTTGACAATGATGATGATGCCATTAAGTTTgcaatattatatttcattcatatgTTTGTGTATTCTGGCGAGAAGAGATCATTGCGAATTCCTAGAATTCATTTTGATTTGGTTGAAAGTGGTCGGTATATGCATTATCCTTGGGGCATAAAAGCATTTGAGTGGTTGCTACAGAGTATCAACAAGGTTTTGACTACTGATGGTCAATATTATAGAATATGTGGTATGCCTGTTGTCCTTCAAATATGGATATACGAGTGCATGGGTAAGCGTCAGACCAAATTTGCACGGAAAATCAGTGATCATATCCTCCGTATTCTAAACTGGCAAACAGTAGGAGCACAACCCCGATTCAAAACCTTGATGAAAAACACATTCAATGATGGTAATAGAGAG ATTAAATGGAAGAATGTTGTCCCTTCTCTGATGGAAATCACTGTTCTACAATTGCCTCCTGAAGGTCTTCACAAACCAACTGAAGGTGTTCAAACAGAGCCACATCGTGGTATTGATGAACAAGTACTTTCTGGACAGAATTCAGATGATGATTTTGTCAACCCACCTCCACCTTCAATGAAGGTTACAGGTAAACGAAAAAAGGGGCAATCAGTATCACCTGCTAAAAGGGTACGgaaaaatgattcaaatatgacAGATCAAATGGAACAGACTGAAAAGATCGATCCAGTAGCGAACCAGAATGTGGAGAAAGTTGGAATTAGAAAAGTTGTgcggaagaaaaaaaatgtgttttaa